Within Kineothrix sp. MB12-C1, the genomic segment CGTCCAAGGCTTTGCCAACTTCATGAATGGACATTTCATATCCATTCATTACAGCAAGTAAATTCTCCGTGGACGAGCCAGAATCAAGCTTTCCTAATTTTGAAAGCATAATACTATCTTTAATTAAAGCCTGAGCTTCATTCATATCCTTACCAGCACGTAAATAATCATCTGCTGCTGATGTTATCTGAGTTGTGGTACTAGCTAATTGCTTCCCATAAAAATTATAATCTTTCACCAATCCAGATACGGCTTTCCGGCTCATATTTGTTGCTACTGACAAATCAGTAATAGCTTTGTCTATTTCTAGCATTGACTGCTTAAAATTTTTACTTGCTTGATTTATTTCTCTAAGGACAATCAAATATGAGGTCATAGCCAATTTTCCGGTAGAAAATGTATTACTAATTGCCGACTTCAACTTGCCGAATATACTACTGGATTCATTTGCTATTTTTGATAACTGTTTAATATTTTGCGCTGTATTATTTACACTGCTACTATCTGCATCAACATTTATTTTATGTTTTTCTTTTTCAAGCTCCGATAACTGTTTTCTTAATTGGCTATCATCCAAATTCGCCTTAATATTTATCTGTTTTTCTGACACTCATAACCTCCATTATTAAAATAAGAAGCATTTCAGCTTCTAAATCAAGTAATATTATATTTTCTTCTCCGCATTCCTTTTACCAACGCATCATCGACACGATTTGTTCTCTCAATCTCATATTTTGTATTGTCGAGAAAAGGTCTTGGTAGATTGAATTCACCAAAATAATCATAATAATAACCATTTACTCCGTCACCACCATTAATCAAATCAGCTAAACCGACACCATGATTGTATGTACCATATCCATCATTAAATTTTGTTTTATTGTCTACAGTCAGACTCATATTATTGACTTCGCCAATTATATTTTCTGGATCATCAATACCGTTATGTTCCCTTCTCTCATATATTTTGGGAGAGTATGCGCGAAAAACGTCATCCTGAATATGTTCTAACTCAATATTTTTCACCTCATCCAGAACTTCATCTATCAGCACATCCTCTATATCACTTCTAATATCGTTTAGTAATTTATCTATATCATAATAACCGTTCTTTTTCATACCTTTATCTAAACCGTTCTATCCAAACCAGTTAAAAATTTGTTTAATGAATATCCAAATAAATCCAACGAATTAGTTAAATCATTCTTTTCAAATGTTCTTTTATTAAATTCCAGCTTATCCTCTCTTGAAAATTTGGAATAAGATTCAATCATTTTATTCATGATATCTTCCACATCTTCATTTTGGGATTTTTCTAAAATTTTACTTAACTCCATAATACCCATACTAATTTTACGATAAGTATCTAGGAGCTGATTGCAATCATCAAGCAATTTTAAAGCACGAGTTTCATCGTTACAAAACCTAAAAATATCATCTATTTTAATTACTTCCATTAATAAACTTCTCTTTTCTGGTTCAAGCTCTCCCAATGCGGACAGTACCTGACCGTCTGTAAACCTAACCTCGTACTGATTTATTACTTCTGTTTCATTATTCTGCATTAATTTTTCCTTCTTTCTATATAATTTCTATATCTAAATAGTTGTGATACACATCTTCCATCTCACATAAATAATTCATGTCATTATCTTTTATAGCACGTAAATAGACCGTAGCAAAAATAATAGCTACAACTTCATAAATAGAATTGGTTCCTTTAACTCTATCACCTATATTTAATTTCATATTTCTCCTCTTCTGGGGATTTTTAATATGAGAATATAATTATTTTTCAGTAAGATATGCTTCTAATTTTTTGAATAAGTGGGGATAAAGATCAATTTTATTGTTACGAAATTTTGATAGAACACCAGCGTCAATTCCTATGGTTTCTGCAATATAGCTTTGCTTTTCCTTTTTCAGTCTTAAATTATAAATATTTCTTAGTTCTTCTTGTGTCATAATTACTCCTTTCTATTTTTTTTGCTATGCTTATTTTTATTGATAAAATTAATTTAGACACGACCACATGTGATCGCATCTATGATTTATACAGTATATTTTAGGGGGTATCAAATTTGACCCTCCTTGATCTATTCTCAAAGAGTGTGCAGCCAAAGAATCTACACCTTCAAATGCAATGATTGTAGGTGCGAGTAATAGACATTTTTATATCAAAAAAGAGAGACTGTTTGATATGCCCCTGTCAAGTAGACAAGTCAAATATCAAAGACAGTCTCTCTTTTATAATGTAGAATTATAAGTTAATACTTATTTTTCTACTAGAAGAATGTTAAATGCTACCGAATGGATGGTGGCAAATAAGGAATTGGCATACAAAAGCACCTACCTTTTGAGTAAGTGCTTTTGGAATGTAGTAAAGCCCTATTCACAAATATGAATGGGCTTTAATGATGTAGTTATACTTAATAGCAATATTGCTAAAAATATCTTATATATGTTAATTAAATAATAATATAATAATTGAAAAATGTCAAGTATATAATTAATTCTATTCTAAAAGAGGTAAAAAAGATTTTGCCAGTTTCAGGTCTATATCTCTCATCAGTTTCGTGTCAGAGATACTCCCAATAACCTTTTGTATTCTATTTTTCGACACTGATCGTATTTGATATAGTATAATATAAGAATCTGAATCAATTTCTTCATAATCAGTCTTTCTTATTATCATAGTATCATCTTGTTCATCGACTGGTATCTCATCAAGTTTATCTTCTTTACAGGATGTTACTGGCAATACAATTATATAGTCTGTGTATGATTTTACAACAATAGCCGTATGTGTAAATGCGAATTCTTTACCTAAATTACTTGTCCCGAAATCAATACTAATCATGTCACCATGCTTATAATTTCTATCATAATAAGTTATATCCTTATTTTCACCGAATAATCTTGTTTTTTTCCTATTCTTACCAAAAATCCCATATTGATTTAATAATCCTTGCCACAATATGTATTTTGCCGCTCTTTCACGATTTTGACTATATAAAACTATTTTTGTATCCTCTAAAACATTTTTTATTTCTTCTTTAATAATTGGACTAGTATATGCCTTTTTATCTTTGTCTTCTGAATTCATATTTTTAAGACTATTTATAATCTTTTTAGCATTAAAATTTTCCATTAATATTCCCCTATCATCAGTATTATAATATACCATTATATACCACATTCCGACAAAAGGGGAGATAGAACGTTTGTTTCTTCGCGCCAACGAATTTTTACTAACAACTAAATGAAAGACTATCTAATCAAACTTTTGAAGCTATAATAAGACTCGAAAAAATTGATATAATAAAATTTAGAATTTTGCTATTTACATCTACTAAAATATATGATATATTTATATTGGGATTTTATATCCACAATTCCATAAAACATTATAAAGAATAGAAGCACTACTCGACTTACGGTTCTTTCATGCATCCCTTCATAGGTAAATATTGAAAACCTTTATAAATCAACGTTTTCAGCGTTTTTTTGTGAACTTTCTTCTGTCTTTTTAAAACATTTTAGAAAAGATTTTTTATCTTTATCGTATAAAACAGTGAATATACTATCCCTAATTTTCTCATTACCCGGCTTAAATGCATATGCAATCAACGAATACATAGTGTTAGTTCCAATGGTTATATTTTTAAATTTATCCATACAGACATCAAATTCATTAATACAATCTTTATGATAAGTATCACTTTTAACATCTAATACACCAACTTTTTTATCATACGCCTCGACTATACTAATAATTTTTTTATACTGTTTTCGGTCGGTTTTCACTTTATCAGCTTTATATTCAAATATTGGATTTACTCCTACCTTTTTTTCTGAAAATGTTACTGTGTTCAGTTCCTTATGTTTTCTAAGGTCTATAACTCCCTCATCAATAATTTTATACAAAATATCCATAGGACAATTATGGTGTCCAATGTCACTTTCCTTAATTTCCAACTTTTTCCCCTTCTTTTTTTGATTGTTGTTTTTTTGAACATCTGCATAAAATACAGGATATTTGGGTTTATGCTTCATACATGGCATTTGCGCTATTCTTAATAGTTCAGAATTTACATTTATTTCAAAGTTTCTTTTTGCAGAGTCAATAGCCACCTGTGCAAGCACAGAACATATAATGAAGATATCTTCTAGCTCCTGATTATTACAACCTTCATCAAAATAATAGCTCAAACCCAATTGGGCTATGTTACTTGCAGAACCAATGGCATATTGAGCAGAAGAAATATTTGAGTCCATTTCCGCGTAAGATTCCATACTTTTATCATATTCACTGGCTCCCTTTGGGTTAATTCCATTAATAATAGTTGGATAATTCATATATGCTTTTCTAGCTAAGTCAACAATATGCTTTTGATTTGTAGCGTATATGGCATCAGTGTCTAAGTCTTGACCATTTAATCTACTTTGTATATCTGTTTCAATTCCATTAATGACAATAACGTTCCGACCTAAATCGGGAAAATACTTTTTAATAGGCTCAGGATACACATTTTCAAGGTGTACAATATTATTGGGTGAATTATGAGGAC encodes:
- a CDS encoding type II toxin-antitoxin system PemK/MazF family toxin yields the protein MENFNAKKIINSLKNMNSEDKDKKAYTSPIIKEEIKNVLEDTKIVLYSQNRERAAKYILWQGLLNQYGIFGKNRKKTRLFGENKDITYYDRNYKHGDMISIDFGTSNLGKEFAFTHTAIVVKSYTDYIIVLPVTSCKEDKLDEIPVDEQDDTMIIRKTDYEEIDSDSYIILYQIRSVSKNRIQKVIGSISDTKLMRDIDLKLAKSFLPLLE